Part of the Zingiber officinale cultivar Zhangliang chromosome 8A, Zo_v1.1, whole genome shotgun sequence genome, ACAAACTATATTTGGTTTTAAAACAGACCGAGTATAATAATAACCCATTATTTTAGAACCGAAGTTAAATAAATTGGCATTTTAACTTGTCTATCTTCTAGAGTGTGATGTCTGCAAAATCTAACCACTTTCAGGAAATTATACAAGCAACGGCTATCTAAAACTATCATGCAATGGCGGCTTGAACCAAATGCGTGCAGCGGTTGGTATAATTCCTTCTCAAAGTTGTGGACATCTGCCAAGGGCAAGTATTGAAATTATGGTATTTGGTTTTCAGATATGTGACATGGTGATGGTGGCTCGCTTACTGAACCTAACACTAGTGGTCCCGGAACTGGACAAGAATTCATTTTGGGCTGACCCAAGGTCTTGTTCATCCCTATTTCACATCCAAAGTGCATGCTAATTCAGAACTACAAGAACCAACCGCTGAGCTTGCCGTTTAGTGTCAATTAATTGAAAAGTGGAGACACCAGGATATCAAATATTCATTTCTTCATACATTGGCACTAACTTATATACTTGTCCAGTGCTCTGTATAACTTATAGATTATCCTGTTGTTGTTTCTTATCATCCTTTTTCTTATTTGTGGTCCTAATATATTCCTGTCGTCTAATTTCAGTAATTTTGATGATATCTTTGATGTGAGGTATTTCATCAAATCACTGAAAGACGAAGTGCGAATAATTAAAAAGCTGCCAAATAGCATAAATAGAAATGTTTCAAGCCAGTTTTTTATGATGCGCCCAGTGAGTTGGTCAGATGAGAAATACTACATACAACAGGTGCGGACATCTTTTCTTAGTTTATTATATTGACATTTTGTTCTGTTACTTGAAATGCTAACATGAATGACTTGATCATTTTTGCCAGAGTAAGGAACTAGGGCTCTGTGTTTCTTGTCTCTTGTCTGTGTTCTTGCAAATTACTCGGCTGTTATGTGGGAATTTATTATTCTTGTGTTGTCTCTTGTTTGTTCTTATGCTGCAGATTTTGCCACTGTTCAACAAGTTTAATGTGATTCATTTTAATAAAACGGATGCACGATTAGCAAACAATCTTGCTTTTGAGCTCCAGAAGCTTAGATGCCGTGTAAACTATCATGCGCTGAAATTTTCTCCTCAGATCATGACATTgggaaacaagttggttcagatTCTTCGAGGGAAGGGATCCTTTGTTACCTTACATTTGAGATATGAAATGGACATGCTGGCCTTTTCTGGTTGCACTCGTGATTGTTCTGAGAAAGAAGCTGAAGAGCTTAAAAGATTAAGGTACACAACAATAAAACCTCTTTGATCTTCTTGTAACTAATTCACATTTTGTTGATTCTTCACCGCTGAAGTTTTAGGCTTTGTAAAATATGTTGTTATGCCTTCCTTTGGCATTTTGGGTTTTTTCATTACAAGTTAGCATACTGTTGTAAATCAAATTATGATATTTAACAAATAACTGGTAAATTGCAAAAGTTAACTTTCTTTTTATATATAGTTCTTTCTTCTCACAGAGAAtaaggaaaggaaaaaagaaaaaaaaaacaaaggtctTCAAAAATTTTGTACTAATTCAGGGTATGTTACATAACTTACAATTGGAGAATTCAAGAAGACCAGTGCTACCATTTTGTGGATTCACCTTTTTCATTTGTATATTCTAGCAAcacttatctactactgaagctaTGCTCTATTTTGTGGAATTACCTATATACTTATTGTATATCAATAATTTGGGTAAACTCTACTGTTCTCAACAATTATCGGGATAGCCCCTATCATTCGTATCCTTCCATTAAACATTTTGTAAAACTGTATCATTGTAATATTTGAATCTCTTAaatcacttttaaatttaattacattAACTGAAGTTTTTAGTTTCCATCTATTCCTTCACACTCTCAACTCCTATCATTTCATGATTTCAATAATTAGACTATAGAATGGTAAACATATTTGAAGTTTAGCTCATTTGACTGTATTTCATACTCTGTTAGAGTTACACTAATTACTCCTCCCATGGTAacattttttatttgtatttcccAATAACCCCACACTGAATCTCATTATTCTCATCTCTATTaaacctaaactatacttgtacCCAATCATAGATGAAACAATGATTTCATCTATGATGGCATTGCCAAACTGTTGTTCTTAATGACAGAAGgtttttgaaattttgatattTCATGATAAGGTTTCTGTCGTCAGGTACAGCAGATTCATTTTATTCTTGTAAACAGCATTATATAGTTGTACACACTTGAAACTAACTTCTACACTTTTCAGGTATGCCTATCCTTGGTGGCGAGAAAAAGAGATAAATTCCACAGCCAAGAGACTGCAAGGCTTGTGCCCACTTACACCTGAGGAAACCACCCTTATTCTCAAAGCATTGGGCTTTGACAAAGACACTGTAATATACATCGCCTCTGGTGAGATTTACGGTGGGGAAAAGAGGCTATCAGTTTTGCGTGCAGAATTTCCCAATCTCGTAAGACCATTTTCCGTTTACAATGCTGCTTCACTTTTTCTTTAGCTACCAAATTCAGGTTGAGGCATGATACCGATCTATGATCTCTGTTCTACTTAATTCTCGTAGTCCAGAACTTTGAAGCTCTATGATACACCCAATCTGCAGGTTAAAAAGGAGATGTTGCTTAATTCAAAAGATCTGCAGCAGTTCCAAAATCACTCATCCAAAATGGCTGCACTTGATTATATGGTTTCGTTGGCGAGCGACACTTTCATCCCAACATATGATGGAAATATGGCCAAAGTTGTTGAGGGGCATCGAAGGTGACACTTTTCTCCTTTTCCATTTTTTCTCTGTGTTGTCAATTAGTTTCATTGCCCGGATTTTGGCATTGGTAGGTACCTTGGGTTTCAGAAAACTATCTTGCTGGACCGCAGAAAATTGGTTAAGCTTCTTGATATGCATAACAACAAAACACTTCCATGGGATGAGTTTGCATCTTCAGTGAAACAAGTTGTTAATGGGAGTCTTGGACAGCCAATCTGTCGAAAAGTTCTCATCAACAAACCTAAAGAGGAAGATTACTTCTATGCTAACCCGCACGAATGCCTAACCAATGCAAAGGAGTGCCTTAATGTACCTTACCAGTCAAACTCTTCGAGATGAAAACAGATACCCTGCGACTTATTAGCCTTCTCTTAAAGAAAAGTTTAGCCATTCCCTTCATGCCTTTGTAGGCCTTTATAGGCCTACCATAGATGTTCTGTTGTTATTGTTTCTTTGTTTAATAGCCTTTGTTCTTTTGTTCATTAGTTAATTTGTACTGCCACATTCTTTCTTGTTACACTGTAAGCTACTTGGTTATTTAAAAATTAAGGTTATTGAGTGTTTTAAATTTATTCTCATTC contains:
- the LOC122008065 gene encoding rhamnogalacturonan I rhamnosyltransferase 1-like, whose product is MSEGTIAVEVSGLPQARAAMTARVRRQAWFVTACGCVLLWTCLIQLLAYGRLWQSWNPARFFLVLRDDVAGVGSSSAPPPLTPPSPGLQSRNYTSNGYLKLSCNGGLNQMRAAICDMVMVARLLNLTLVVPELDKNSFWADPSNFDDIFDVRYFIKSLKDEVRIIKKLPNSINRNVSSQFFMMRPVSWSDEKYYIQQILPLFNKFNVIHFNKTDARLANNLAFELQKLRCRVNYHALKFSPQIMTLGNKLVQILRGKGSFVTLHLRYEMDMLAFSGCTRDCSEKEAEELKRLRYAYPWWREKEINSTAKRLQGLCPLTPEETTLILKALGFDKDTVIYIASGEIYGGEKRLSVLRAEFPNLVKKEMLLNSKDLQQFQNHSSKMAALDYMVSLASDTFIPTYDGNMAKVVEGHRRYLGFQKTILLDRRKLVKLLDMHNNKTLPWDEFASSVKQVVNGSLGQPICRKVLINKPKEEDYFYANPHECLTNAKECLNVPYQSNSSR